A window from Cydia pomonella isolate Wapato2018A chromosome 8, ilCydPomo1, whole genome shotgun sequence encodes these proteins:
- the LOC133520873 gene encoding flexible cuticle protein 12-like — MKSFIVFTLIVAAVAAAPQRGPDADAQVLRSELNNIGVDGYQYAVETSNGIKQEEQGQLQNVGTENEAIQVRGQFSYVGQDGVTYTVTYVADENGFQPQGAHIPQAA; from the exons ATGAAGTCG ttcATCGTATTCACCCTGATCGTCGCGGCCGTGGCCGCCGCCCCACAACGCGGACCGGACGCTGACGCTCAGGTCTTGCGCAGCGAGCTGAACAACATCGGAGTTGATGGCTACCAATATGC CGTGGAGACCTCCAACGGCATCAAGCAAGAGGAGCAAGGGCAGCTGCAGAACGTCGGCACCGAGAACGAGGCCATCCAAGTCCGCGGACAGTTCTCCTACGTGGGGCAAGATGGCGTCACCTACACCGTCACCTACGTCGCCGACGAGAACGGCTTCCAGCCCCAGGGCGCCCACATCCCGCAAGCTGCTTAA
- the LOC133520874 gene encoding flexible cuticle protein 12-like has translation MKSFIVFALIVAAVAAAPQRGPDADAQVLRSELNNIGVDGYQYVVETSNGIKQEEQGQLQNVGTENEAIQVRGQFSYVGQDGVTYTVTYVADENGFQPQGAHIPQAA, from the exons ATGAAATCG TTCATCGTATTCGCCCTGATCGTCGCGGCCGTGGCCGCCGCCCCGCAACGCGGCCCGGACGCTGACGCTCAAGTCCTGCGCAGCGAGCTGAACAACATCGGCGTTGATGGCTACCAATATGT CGTGGAGACCTCCAACGGCATCAAGCAAGAGGAGCAAGGTCAGCTGCAGAACGTCGGCACCGAGAACGAGGCCATCCAAGTCCGCGGACAGTTCTCCTACGTGGGGCAAGATGGCGTCACCTACACCGTCACATACGTCGCCGACGAGAACGGCTTCCAGCCCCAGGGCGCCCACATCCCGCAAGCTGCTTAA
- the LOC133520285 gene encoding cuticle protein CP14.6-like, protein MKSFLVFALCAAVALAAPQRQAYSGDEKQAETLRYDNNVDVYAYNVNVETSNGIKEAESGILNNQGKDNEAFVRSGQYAYTAPDGVTYSVTWTADENGYHPQGAHLPQ, encoded by the exons ATGAAATCC TTCCTCGTCTTCGCTCTCTGCGCCGCGGTGGCCCTCGCCGCTCCCCAGCGCCAAGCTTACAGTGGCGACGAGAAGCAGGCTGAGACCCTCAGATACGACAATAATGTCGATGTTTACGCGTACAATGTGAA CGTTGAAACCTCAAACGGCATCAAGGAAGCAGAGAGCGGCATCCTCAACAACCAGGGCAAGGACAACGAAGCCTTCGTGAGGAGCGGACAGTACGCCTACACGGCGCCCGATGGCGTCACCTACTCTGTGACCTGGACCGCCGACGAGAACGGCTACCACCCGCAGGGCGCCCATCTTCCTCAATAA